In Terriglobales bacterium, the sequence CCGGAAGAACTGCAGCTCCACGGCGCCGCCGTTCTTGTAGTCGTGGCGCAGGTGCGCCACCTCATTCCCGATGCGCGCCTGGATGCCCAGCTCCTCCTCCAGCTCGCGGCGCAGGGCCTCGGTGGGCTGCTCTCCGGCCTCGATCTTGCCCCCGGGGAACTCCCACTTCAGCGGCATGGGCTGGTGGCGGGTGCGCTGGCAGATGAGCAGCTTGTCCTCGCGCACCAGCAGC encodes:
- a CDS encoding NUDIX domain-containing protein, with amino-acid sequence MKPKQVVAALLVREDKLLICQRTRHQPMPLKWEFPGGKIEAGEQPTEALRRELEEELGIQARIGNEVAHLRHDYKNGGAVELQFFRVDEYAGEIENLVFREVRWVERAELPQYDFLEADLTLVRDLAAGKLL